One window from the genome of Penaeus monodon isolate SGIC_2016 chromosome 2, NSTDA_Pmon_1, whole genome shotgun sequence encodes:
- the LOC119578547 gene encoding uncharacterized protein LOC119578547, whose product MLGQEDIVINSIKSFPHKSHETQYLEGELSLTLKTVHCNTPDLLLVKTESENEGVFSPDIHCLLQTVFTPTMEAYKYWVCSQLFPYYDNGRHIKPCRRFCHEVEQKCPYLLPKDKPVAGEPTFLCEDPAIGELENQESSYGKDSCCYKLSTHPTPMCSLNENPAEHQTPVLSSTCPTTSGTHERPSDNQCLSAIGADPSLRQSHSSTAAPSSSGSCSVISRKHCWTRTALSILLLCLVRTRVWLPRGFT is encoded by the exons atGTTAGGCcaagaggatatcgtgatcaacagtatcaaaagctttccacATAAATCGCATGAAACACAG TATCTTGAAG gagaacTATCTCTGACGCTTAAAACAgttcactgtaatacgccagacctATTATTGGTGAAAACAGAATCAGAGAACGAAGgtgtgttttcaccagatatccactgcctgctGCAGACAGTGTTCACGCCAACcatg GAGGCGTACAAGTACTGGGTGTGTTCGCAACTCTTCCCATATTACGACAACGGCAGACATATCAAGCCTTGTCGACGATTCTGCCACGAGGTGGAGCAGAAGTGCCCTTACCTCCTACCCAAGGATAAACCTGTTGCTGGAGAACCTACTTTCCTATGTGAAG ATCCCGCTATCGGTGAGCTGGAGAACCAGGAGTCGTCTTACGGCAAGGATTCGTGTTGTTACAAGTTGTCCACGCATCCCACGCCCATGTGCAGCCTCAACGAGAACCCAGCGGAGCACCAAACCCCCGTCCTCAGCTCCACTTGCCCCACCACTTCCGGCACCCATGAGCGCCCATCTGATAACCAGTGTCTTTCAGCCATTGGCGCGGACCCTAGTTTACGTCAGTCTCACTCTAGCACAGCTGCTCCCTCAAGCAGTGGCAGCTGTTCAGTTATATCTAGAAAACATTGTTGGACTCGTACAGCGTTATCTATATTGTTGTTATGTCTAGTGCGAACTCGTGTGTGGCTGCCTCGGGGATTTACCTAG